TCGACCTGATGGATGACGCCGTCCTTGAGGACCACGATCCGGTCGCCCATGGTCATGGCCTCGACCTGGTCGTGGGTGACGTAGATCATGGTCGTCTTGATCCGCTGGTGCAGCTTGCTGATCTCGGTGCGCATCTGCACCCGGAGCTTGGCGTCGAGGTTGGAGAGAGGCTCGTCGAAGAGGAAGACCTGGGGCTTGCGCACGATCGCGCGGCCCAGGGCCACCCGCTGGCGCTGCCCCCCGGAGAGGGCCTTGGGCCGGCGGTCCAGGTAGTTGGTGATCTCCAGGATGTCGGCCGCCTCCCGTACCCGCTGCGCGATCTCCTCCTTGGGGAACTTGCGCAGCTTGAGCCCGAAGGCGAGGTTGTCCCGCACGGTCATGTGGGGGTAGAGGGCGTAGTTCTGGAAGACCATGGCGATGTCGCGGTCCTTGGGGGGGAGGTCGTTGACCACCCGGCCGCCGATGGAGATGCGGCCCTCGGTGATGGTTTCCAGGCCCGCGATCATGCGCAGGCAGGTGGATTTCCCGCAGCCGGAGGGGCCGACCAACACCACGAACTCCTGGTCGGCAACTTCGAGGTTGACCCCCTTCACGGCCTCGACGCCGCCGGGATAAACCTTCTTCACGCCCTGCAGTATAACGTTGGCCATCGCTCCCCGAACCCGTAACGGGTTTGAGGGTTCAGTTTA
The nucleotide sequence above comes from bacterium. Encoded proteins:
- the ugpC gene encoding sn-glycerol-3-phosphate ABC transporter ATP-binding protein UgpC, which gives rise to MANVILQGVKKVYPGGVEAVKGVNLEVADQEFVVLVGPSGCGKSTCLRMIAGLETITEGRISIGGRVVNDLPPKDRDIAMVFQNYALYPHMTVRDNLAFGLKLRKFPKEEIAQRVREAADILEITNYLDRRPKALSGGQRQRVALGRAIVRKPQVFLFDEPLSNLDAKLRVQMRTEISKLHQRIKTTMIYVTHDQVEAMTMGDRIVVLKDGVIHQVDDPVTVYLRPVDRFVAGFIGSPPMNFFTGRLRGSGPETRFEKEGLSVPCAAEHRKALEQWEGLEVIYGIRPEDVLLARSAPDVPPGDRIAAMIEVVEPMGSEVYVYFNASGNAFIGRVAPRERVGVGERIEVYFDTAKAHYFDPDSGETIV